A genome region from Sphingobacteriaceae bacterium GW460-11-11-14-LB5 includes the following:
- a CDS encoding aspartate-semialdehyde dehydrogenase: MKVAVVGATGLVGTVMLKVLEERNFPLTELIPVASEKSVGKEITFKGKKFPIVSMDTAISMKPDIALFSAGGNTSLEHAPRFKEAGTTVIDNSSAWRMDPAIKLIVPEVNAHELSIDNKIIANPNCSTIQMVVVLKPLHDKYKIKRVVVSTYQSVTGTGVKAVEQLMNERKGVDGPKAYPYEIDLNVLPHIDVFMENGYTKEEMKMVKETNKIMSDDSIKVTATTVRIPVMGGHSESVNIEFENDFDLAEVRSILEKSPGIIVVDDVANLKYPMPKDAHEKDEVFVGRIRRDESAPKALNLWIVADNLRKGAATNAVQIAEYLIQKELV, encoded by the coding sequence ATGAAAGTAGCAGTAGTAGGTGCCACCGGATTGGTAGGCACTGTCATGTTAAAAGTATTGGAGGAAAGAAATTTCCCTTTAACAGAGTTGATTCCCGTAGCATCAGAAAAGAGTGTTGGTAAGGAAATTACTTTTAAGGGTAAGAAGTTCCCAATTGTTAGCATGGATACTGCAATCAGCATGAAACCAGATATCGCTTTGTTTTCTGCAGGTGGAAATACTTCATTAGAGCATGCTCCACGGTTTAAAGAAGCGGGAACCACGGTTATTGATAATTCTTCTGCCTGGAGAATGGATCCTGCAATTAAATTAATTGTACCGGAAGTTAATGCTCACGAGCTTTCTATCGATAACAAAATCATTGCTAACCCAAACTGTTCTACCATTCAAATGGTTGTGGTTTTAAAACCTTTGCACGATAAATACAAAATTAAACGTGTGGTGGTTTCTACTTACCAATCGGTTACCGGTACAGGTGTTAAAGCAGTTGAACAATTAATGAATGAGCGTAAAGGCGTTGATGGTCCTAAAGCTTATCCGTACGAAATTGATTTAAATGTTCTTCCTCATATTGATGTTTTCATGGAAAACGGATATACCAAAGAAGAAATGAAAATGGTGAAGGAAACCAACAAAATCATGAGCGACGATAGCATTAAAGTTACCGCGACTACGGTTCGTATCCCGGTAATGGGCGGTCACTCAGAATCGGTAAACATCGAGTTTGAAAATGATTTCGATTTAGCTGAAGTGCGTAGTATTTTAGAAAAATCACCTGGCATAATCGTTGTTGATGATGTTGCCAACCTAAAATATCCAATGCCAAAAGATGCGCATGAAAAAGATGAAGTTTTTGTAGGCCGTATCCGCAGAGATGAGTCGGCACCAAAAGCATTAAACCTTTGGATTGTTGCCGATAACTTACGCAAGGGTGCTGCAACCAATGCCGTTCAGATTGCCGAATACCTGATTCAAAAAGAATTGGTTTAA
- a CDS encoding CDP-alcohol phosphatidyltransferase: protein MKHIPIALIYARLLIGFGIILLSLFHANHYSFLAITLLSIGLLTDVFDGIIARKLNISSEKLRRLDSGIDQVFFISVAVATYLQCPDFFKANLVKLIVLGAFEASTYALSYIKFKKEIATHSIGAKIWTLILFATLVEIMVHCESVLLFELCLWIGLATRLEILAIVFTLKKWTNDVPTIYHAVKLRQGKEIKRNKLFNG, encoded by the coding sequence ATGAAACATATCCCCATTGCTTTAATTTACGCCAGGTTATTAATTGGTTTCGGGATTATTTTACTTAGCCTTTTCCATGCCAATCACTATTCTTTTCTTGCGATTACATTATTATCGATCGGTTTATTAACCGATGTTTTCGACGGAATAATTGCCAGAAAGCTCAATATCTCTTCCGAAAAGTTACGCCGTTTAGATTCCGGCATAGACCAGGTATTTTTCATTTCGGTTGCAGTAGCGACTTATCTTCAATGCCCCGATTTCTTTAAGGCCAACCTGGTAAAACTGATTGTACTCGGTGCTTTTGAGGCCTCAACTTATGCTTTAAGCTACATCAAATTTAAAAAGGAAATTGCCACCCATTCTATCGGCGCCAAAATTTGGACCTTAATTTTATTTGCTACCCTGGTCGAAATTATGGTGCATTGCGAATCAGTGTTGTTATTTGAGCTTTGCCTTTGGATTGGTCTGGCCACCAGATTAGAAATACTTGCCATTGTTTTCACCCTGAAAAAATGGACAAATGATGTGCCTACTATTTATCACGCTGTAAAACTCAGACAGGGAAAAGAAATTAAACGCAATAAATTGTTTAATGGATAA